A single genomic interval of Mobula hypostoma chromosome 7, sMobHyp1.1, whole genome shotgun sequence harbors:
- the LOC134349725 gene encoding inosine-uridine preferring nucleoside hydrolase-like isoform X2, protein MAKKLLLLDVDCGVDDAHAIMMALAAPQVEILGVTCCYGNTTVDNVCRNVLRVLKICCRSEIPVYRGAVSPLIKDGSVADNYHGKDGLGDVPDPDAPGLENIQAEHAVNAMMRIATTYAGQVSLVATGPLTNVALASKMDPMFPSKLKHLYIMGGNMETDPEAACIVLNYFMCPTHIITWEYCLRHPLPWAFFQEWVNQGTEKASFLKKITAHSEKIAKALQEKGVMYFSPGFVTCDSYAMATAIDESVVTEHTEAGVSVELQGSLTRGMMVLDKRNLMKKQNQAFITTKCDVEKFKQLLMSAAK, encoded by the exons ATGGCAAAGAAGCTGCTGCTCCTAGACGTCGACTGTGGCGTGGATGACGCCCACGCAATAATGATGGCTCTCGCAGCTCCTCAGGTAGAAATCCTGGGTGTAACATGTTGTTATGGAAACACGACAGTTGACAATGTGTGCAGGAACGTGCTCCGGGTGCTTAAAATTTGCTGCAGGTCAGAG ATTCCCGTGTACCGAGGTGCCGTTTCCCCTCTCATTAAAGATGGGTCCGTTGCGGATAATTACCACGGCAAGGATGGTCTGGGTGACGTTCCTGACCCCGACGCTCCAGGGCTGGAGAATATACAAGCCGAACATGCGGTTAATGCCATGATGCGGATTGCAACCACATATGCTGGCCAG GTCTCTCTTGTGGCAACTGGACCCCTGACAAATGTTGCCCTGGCTTCTAAAATGGATCCCATGTTCCCATCGAAGTTAAAACATTTGTACATCATGGGGGGAAATATGGAAA CTGATCCCGAAGCAGCTTGTATCGTCTTGAATTATTTTATGTGTCCCACCCACATCATCACTTGGGAATATTGCCTTCGCCATCCTCTGCCTTGG GCATTTTTTCAGGAGTGGGTAAATCAAGGCACGGAGAAGGCTTCCTTCCTGAAGAAGATAACGGCACACAGTGAAAAAATTGCCAAGGCCCTGCAGGAAAAGGGAGTGATGTATTTTTCACCTGGCTTTGTCACCTGTGATTCTTATGCAATGGCTACAGCAATAGATGAGAGTGTTGTTACTGAACACACCGAGGCTGGAGTGAGTGTGGAGTTACAGGGGTCACTGACCAGAGGGATGATGGTCCTGGATAAACGAAACCTAATGAAAAAACAAAATCAAGCTTTCATTACAACAAAATGTGATGTGGAGAAGTTTAAGCAACTTCTAATGTCTGCTGCAAAATGA
- the LOC134349725 gene encoding inosine-uridine preferring nucleoside hydrolase-like isoform X3: MAKKLLLLDVDCGVDDAHAIMMALAAPQIPVYRGAVSPLIKDGSVADNYHGKDGLGDVPDPDAPGLENIQAEHAVNAMMRIATTYAGQVSLVATGPLTNVALASKMDPMFPSKLKHLYIMGGNMESRGNVTMCAEFNFAADPEAACIVLNYFMCPTHIITWEYCLRHPLPWAFFQEWVNQGTEKASFLKKITAHSEKIAKALQEKGVMYFSPGFVTCDSYAMATAIDESVVTEHTEAGVSVELQGSLTRGMMVLDKRNLMKKQNQAFITTKCDVEKFKQLLMSAAK, encoded by the exons ATGGCAAAGAAGCTGCTGCTCCTAGACGTCGACTGTGGCGTGGATGACGCCCACGCAATAATGATGGCTCTCGCAGCTCCTCAG ATTCCCGTGTACCGAGGTGCCGTTTCCCCTCTCATTAAAGATGGGTCCGTTGCGGATAATTACCACGGCAAGGATGGTCTGGGTGACGTTCCTGACCCCGACGCTCCAGGGCTGGAGAATATACAAGCCGAACATGCGGTTAATGCCATGATGCGGATTGCAACCACATATGCTGGCCAG GTCTCTCTTGTGGCAACTGGACCCCTGACAAATGTTGCCCTGGCTTCTAAAATGGATCCCATGTTCCCATCGAAGTTAAAACATTTGTACATCATGGGGGGAAATATGGAAA GCAGAGGGAATGTGACAATGTGTGCTGAATTTAACTTTGCAGCTGATCCCGAAGCAGCTTGTATCGTCTTGAATTATTTTATGTGTCCCACCCACATCATCACTTGGGAATATTGCCTTCGCCATCCTCTGCCTTGG GCATTTTTTCAGGAGTGGGTAAATCAAGGCACGGAGAAGGCTTCCTTCCTGAAGAAGATAACGGCACACAGTGAAAAAATTGCCAAGGCCCTGCAGGAAAAGGGAGTGATGTATTTTTCACCTGGCTTTGTCACCTGTGATTCTTATGCAATGGCTACAGCAATAGATGAGAGTGTTGTTACTGAACACACCGAGGCTGGAGTGAGTGTGGAGTTACAGGGGTCACTGACCAGAGGGATGATGGTCCTGGATAAACGAAACCTAATGAAAAAACAAAATCAAGCTTTCATTACAACAAAATGTGATGTGGAGAAGTTTAAGCAACTTCTAATGTCTGCTGCAAAATGA
- the LOC134349725 gene encoding inosine-uridine preferring nucleoside hydrolase-like isoform X1, whose protein sequence is MAKKLLLLDVDCGVDDAHAIMMALAAPQVEILGVTCCYGNTTVDNVCRNVLRVLKICCRSEIPVYRGAVSPLIKDGSVADNYHGKDGLGDVPDPDAPGLENIQAEHAVNAMMRIATTYAGQVSLVATGPLTNVALASKMDPMFPSKLKHLYIMGGNMESRGNVTMCAEFNFAADPEAACIVLNYFMCPTHIITWEYCLRHPLPWAFFQEWVNQGTEKASFLKKITAHSEKIAKALQEKGVMYFSPGFVTCDSYAMATAIDESVVTEHTEAGVSVELQGSLTRGMMVLDKRNLMKKQNQAFITTKCDVEKFKQLLMSAAK, encoded by the exons ATGGCAAAGAAGCTGCTGCTCCTAGACGTCGACTGTGGCGTGGATGACGCCCACGCAATAATGATGGCTCTCGCAGCTCCTCAGGTAGAAATCCTGGGTGTAACATGTTGTTATGGAAACACGACAGTTGACAATGTGTGCAGGAACGTGCTCCGGGTGCTTAAAATTTGCTGCAGGTCAGAG ATTCCCGTGTACCGAGGTGCCGTTTCCCCTCTCATTAAAGATGGGTCCGTTGCGGATAATTACCACGGCAAGGATGGTCTGGGTGACGTTCCTGACCCCGACGCTCCAGGGCTGGAGAATATACAAGCCGAACATGCGGTTAATGCCATGATGCGGATTGCAACCACATATGCTGGCCAG GTCTCTCTTGTGGCAACTGGACCCCTGACAAATGTTGCCCTGGCTTCTAAAATGGATCCCATGTTCCCATCGAAGTTAAAACATTTGTACATCATGGGGGGAAATATGGAAA GCAGAGGGAATGTGACAATGTGTGCTGAATTTAACTTTGCAGCTGATCCCGAAGCAGCTTGTATCGTCTTGAATTATTTTATGTGTCCCACCCACATCATCACTTGGGAATATTGCCTTCGCCATCCTCTGCCTTGG GCATTTTTTCAGGAGTGGGTAAATCAAGGCACGGAGAAGGCTTCCTTCCTGAAGAAGATAACGGCACACAGTGAAAAAATTGCCAAGGCCCTGCAGGAAAAGGGAGTGATGTATTTTTCACCTGGCTTTGTCACCTGTGATTCTTATGCAATGGCTACAGCAATAGATGAGAGTGTTGTTACTGAACACACCGAGGCTGGAGTGAGTGTGGAGTTACAGGGGTCACTGACCAGAGGGATGATGGTCCTGGATAAACGAAACCTAATGAAAAAACAAAATCAAGCTTTCATTACAACAAAATGTGATGTGGAGAAGTTTAAGCAACTTCTAATGTCTGCTGCAAAATGA